One genomic segment of Penaeus chinensis breed Huanghai No. 1 chromosome 13, ASM1920278v2, whole genome shotgun sequence includes these proteins:
- the LOC125031850 gene encoding zinc finger protein 581-like, with amino-acid sequence MASTGMLTGDSGGRQCPFCPRTFAFPSYLQRHLTLHTGEKPFSCHRCNSRFTRRNHLKEHLMRKHGQHPVAPTHLPSSAAIASAAHPPSGASTFRPPISSTSAASTSHVTDVLHLD; translated from the coding sequence ATGGCCTCCACGGGGATGTTGACCGGGGACTCGGGCGGGCGCCAGTGCCCCTTCTGCCCTCGCACCTTCGCCTTCCCCAGTTACCTGCAGCGGCACCTCACGTTGCACACCGGGGAGAAACCCTTTAGCTGCCATCGCTGCAACAGTCGCTTCACGCGTCGCAACCACCTGAAGGAGCACCTCATGAGGAAGCACGGGCAGCACCCGGTTGCCCCCACCCATCTGCCCTCCTCCGCCGCCATAGCCagcgccgcccacccgcccagTGGCGCCTCGACGTTCCGCCCGCCGATCTCCTCGACGTCGGCGGCTTCCACGTCGCACGTAACAGACGTCCTTCACTTGGACTGA